The Mobula hypostoma chromosome 1, sMobHyp1.1, whole genome shotgun sequence genome includes the window ttgaagctgttcactctctccacttctgatccttctatgaggattggtatgtgctctttcgtcttactctttctgaagtccacaatcagctctttcgtcttactgacattgagtgccaggttgttgctgtggcaccattccactagttggcatatctcactcctgtacgccctctcgtcaccacctgagattctaccaacaatgcagTCATCgcaaacaatagcctgtaacctccttttggacttggaggcaattcaatgtggcagaaccgaggtgagacgaggcgaggcagcGAGCCCATTTCCGAAAGTGAAGAAGACCCAAGATTCGatcaatttaaatgccaggccaAATTGGAAAGATTGGGTACAGGGCGAATCGAGGTGACAGGATCCAGGCTCCAGAGCATACCGGAGTGACTGAACATCACGTTTGAAtgatgatttaagcaccaggccaaatCAAGGTGGAGGGATCCAGGCCTCAGATCGTATCAAAGTGAAACCCAAGGTTTGGATGACGACTTAGGCGCtgggtcagattgaaaaggtcgggGTATCGGGGCCCGAGGCGAGAGACAAGTCAGTTCAGATCGCTGCTCCGCTCTGCGTTGAACTAACGTTCTGTGGACGGACTCTCTTtgaggacttcagttcagaatgccatttgcttgtgtttatcATTTGCATGACTTGGTTTTTTTTCACCTCtgtacattggatgtttgatggctctgggtctgtactcggtggaattcagaaggatgagggggagtctcactgaaacctttcgaatgttgataggcctagacagagtagatgtggaaaggatgtttcccatggtgggagagtctaggacaagagggcacagcctcaggatagagggacgccctttcaaaacagagatgtggagaaatttctttagccaaagggtggtgaatttgtggaatttgttgccacatgcagctgtggaggccaggtcgttgggtgtatttaaggcagagattgatatgttcttgattggacatggcatcaaaggttacggggagaaggtcggGAACTGGGGTTAAAGagaagatagaaaaaaggatcagccatgatcgaatggcagagcagactcgatgggccagatggcctaattctgctcttatgtcttatggtcttctatttttttaaatgggttattttgattttctttgctttgtgtctgtctgtaagcagacaaatctcaaggatgtataaatgaactttgaacttttgaaatttgtttttttttgcggcaacagtacagtgcaatacataaaattactacagtactgtgcaaaagccttaggcaccacagctatatttatgtgcctaagacttttgggcAAGACTGTATGTGCCGTGTCACTGTATCTACTTCAGAAACAAGGCCTCCTCCCATGCTGTGAATATCTATCCTTCCCTGTAGTAATGTGATCATACCCACCTaattctagcttctgccccctttctctCCAGCTcgaatgaagtgtcttggcctgaaacatcgactgtttattcccttccacagatgctaccaggcctgctgagttcctccaacattctgtgtgttgctctggatttccagcatctgcagaatctcttgtgtttatgaatacaCCCTGTTAACAGTTAGATATTCGGATGCCTCCCTGTGGCTCAGAGCTGGATTTAGTTAGAGTGCACACCCGTGAACTGTCTTGGGACACTTTACTGTGCTAAAAGCTGTTATATAAAAACAAGTTGTTATTTGTGGATCTGCAATTCTCAAGGCATAGACACAAGTGCAAAGAAAGAGCTAAGGGAGGTGGGGGTTAATTATTAATGAGAAGTAATTAGAATTTGTAGTAATTAGAATTATCTTCACACCCACAATGAAATAATTGCATTACATTCCATTCCTAGGCTTGAAAGCAGTCGAATGCATGAATCCAAACTCAGATCAGGATCATTAAGCTCTCCATGTCCACAGGATATCCCTCCTTCACACAAGTCTATGTGAGTGGGTGgctgggaaaggggcttgtcttGCTATTGTCTGttttttgttgttgctgcttgtgttattCCGCTGAAAACCGTGGACATACTATGTTGGCGTCATAAGTATGGCGACACgtgcgggctgctcccagcacacctTCGGAATTAAACGGaaactatgcatttcactgtatgactCAACGTTCATGagacaaataaatctaaatctgaagtaCCAGTGTCCTACCAGCCCACTGCAACAGCCTGTTCGCTCGACCAGCAGTACATTTCATTGCCTTGCACCTCCCACTTGGCTTGTCTAGTTCCCTTCCACTTCAGTCTACACCTGAATGCTTTCTCTTGCTTTCATAGGCTCCTGTTTCCTTGCCCTCTCTCATTTTTCTCAAGGTATTCCATCCTGCCATACCAAGACAGTGCGCGACACAAAAGACTCCACAGATGCCCAAATTCTTGAGTAAGACAcaaaaaacactggaggaacttagtaggtcaggcagcatcaatggacagaatgaacagtcaacgtttcagcctgAGGTGCTTCATCAGGACAGcccaagttcaattccaccactgtctgtaaggagattgtatgttcttcccTTCCTTGTTGTTTGTTCATCTCTTCCCACCATTGTCATTATTTCAAACTGGTTACGTTACTTTCTCTAGTTCAGTTCAAAGGTCACCAAACTGAAGCATTAACTATttctctccccacacaaaaatgCCACCAAGTCAAAGGATTCCTGGCATTTTACtcatccagaatcagaatcaggtttaatatcaccagcatatatcgtgaaatttgtcaacctAGCAGCAACAGTAACATAGAAAGAAAaaatcaaaaaattgcagtaggggtgtgtatgtatatatacacacacacacacacattaaaaattaaaaatagtgcaaacacagaaataataaaaagtgagttggtgttcatgggttcaatgtccaattaggaattggatggcagacgggaagaagctgttcctgaatcgccaagtgcgtgccttcaagcttctgtacctctttcctgacggTCACAATGACAAatgggcacgtcctgggtgatgggggttcttaataatggacgctgcctctctgaggcaccactccttgaagatgtcctggatcctACAGAGGACTGTACCCATGAtggaagctgactaattttacaactttttataacttcttttggtcctgtgcactAGCCCCACTATACCATACAATGAtgtagtctgtcagaatgctctccacggtacatctgtagaagtttttcgtGTGTCTTAGGTAACAAatcaaatatcctcaaactcctaatgacatGCAACCACTGTCTtggcttctttatagctgcactgatatgtttggaccaggttagatcctcagatatattgacacccaagaacttgaaattgctcactccctccacttctaatccctctgagAACCGGTGGgcattcctttgtcttaccctttctgaagtccacaatcagctctttggtcttaatgAAGTTGAGAGCAAGTTTCAATTCTATCTTGTAAGATTTGGTTGAATCCAACACTTCACATCTCCACCTCACACTGCCCTCTGGAAACTAATTTATAAAAAGTACTTGTCTATTCTGTCACAATCCATCCACGATTTTCAACAGCCCAATCCACAATCAACTACCCCAGCCTCTCTGGAAAGCCGCTTGCACTTAGCACCTATCCTGTGGGTTCAGTCAATCGCTCAGTGCAATCATGCCATCATGTTGTATCCTGCACCTAAAAACTGCAAATTTACCTTTCGCGCTCAGTTAAAGgtgtatcatggtctggtatggaaacaccaatgttcaggaatggaaaagtctatagAAACCCAATCCATCTCAgaaaaagccttccccaccattgagcacatttacaaggagcaccgcatcgatcatcaaggacacccaccatccaggccatgctctcttctcactaccaggAGGCAGAAGGTTCAGGAATCTTAGgatcacaccactaggttcacgaagttattaccctgcaaccgtcaggctcctgaaccagcgtggataacttcactcacctgaactctgaactgagtccacaacctacgactcactttcaaagactctaaagATCATGtattcagtattatttacttatttttgtacaattcatcttATTTTGCATATCGGTTgtcagcaccaaatttcttggtattcacctggcggagaacctcacttggtccctcaacaccagctccatagcaaagaaagcccagcagcgtctctactttctgcgaaggctgagaaaagtccatctcccaacccccatcctcaccacattctacagaggttgtattgagagcatcctgagcagctgcatcactgcctggtttggaaattgcaccatctcggatcgcaagaccctgcagcggatagtgaggtcagctgagaagatcattggggtctctcttcccgccattagagacatttacaccacatgctgcatccgtaaagcaaacagcattatgaaggatcccacgcacccctcatacaactcttctccctcctgccatctggcaaaaggcaccgaagcattcgggctctcacaaccagactatgcaacactttcttcccccaggtcatcagactcctcaatacccagagcctggactgacaccaacctaccgccctctactgtgcctattgtcttgtttattatttattgtaatgcctgcactgttttgtgcactttatgcagttctgggtaggtctgcagtctagtgtaatttttgtgttgttttacgtagctTAGTGTAGTTTTCGTATTggtcatgtagcaccatggtcctaaaaaacgttgtctcatttttactgtgtactgtaccagcagttatggtcgaaatgacaataaaaagtcacTTGacttatgtatagcttttcataattTCTATGTGTTTCCTTACTTTCctgtgaatatctgcaagaaaatgaacctcagggtagtaaatggtgagATATGCactttcgataataaatttaatttgacttgATTTTGAAGGTTGAGCTGACATAGCCTCGGTAACCACCAGCCTCCTGCTGCCATCTCCACATTAAAACAACAGCTTCAACTATAACCTGCCAGCACGTACTCTTCCGCGgtccccacattcttattctggcttcttcctctcttccttcccagtcttgatggagggtctcagcccaaaatgttgactgtttgttccccttcatagatggtgtctgacctgctgagctcttttgtgtgttgctctggacttctgGCATCTGTAAAACCTGATATTTCCTGCAGTGATAAAGCAGCCCCAAGACATCCCATAGAGTAGAAACCCCCAAGTGAACACTGCCTAAATGGTATTAAATGGTACAGCACTGGACGGGCCATTCCTCACAactgatcttgatgccaatttatactaaatgtcctcctcTTGTGTCTTATCCATATCCTCTCTTCTCTTCATACTTAGGTGAGATATTTCAGCAGaaactgagggggaacttcttcattcagagggtggggTGAGTATGGAACGAGTTACcagaagcagtggtggatgcagagTTTAATTTCAACAtcgaagagaaatttggataagtacatgaatgcgAGCAGTATGGAAGATTATGATTCAGGTGTAGATCAATagaacaaagggcctgtttctgtgctgcagtgctctatgagtCTATGTGTCTGTCTAAAAAGCCTCAAACTCCACCAATCTGCCTGCTTCACTACTACCCCTGGtaacccattccaggcacctagcactctctgcattaaaaaaatagCTTATGAGCCTCCCCTCCGTTTTTATTctgactttccagtcctgatgaaggacgttggcccaaaacgtcaactgtttattcctctgcatcgatgttgcctgacctgctgggacccaccagcattttgtgtgtgttggcacAAACATCACATCTCAGCTTCCCCCTCTAATCTTAAAAGCACGCCCTCTGATGTTTGACACTTCTATCCTGGGAAAGAAGACTGTCGACCTTATCCATGCAGCTGGCCAGCGGtgcagtggcatctgcactggacttcgaggtgtATGGTCCCGGGtctgaatccggccggctcctcgcACGCTTTGCATCTGCGCTGGGTCGAGTGTCGAGcgagcaacttggccttgtaaaaacagacaaaagctagagaaacggcaaggttgccgTAAGGCGCGGAGAGGTATAACAACAATCCTATCTGCGCCTTTCATAATTTagaaaacctctatcaggtccccctCAAGCCTCTAAAGCTGTAGGGAGAACAACCCCACTTTGTGTCTGATGCTGCTGCTCGTAtgatttcattgcacctgtgcacacacatACTTGCGCAAGTGACAATATACTCAACTTTGACCTTCCATACAGCTCATACCcgctaatccagacagcatcctggtgaacctcttctgcaccctctccacagtcTACACAGTTATTGTGTAGAAATACCAGAATCTGCAACCATTATTATTCTGACGGCTAAATGATTGAACATAGGTTCAGCCAATTTATTCTGAACACTAAGCTGTTCGGAAAGAACAAAGTAGCGTAGTGGATAgcagtacaggcaacccgggaTGAATTCCTGTCCCtgcctgtaaggaacttgtacattctccctgtaaccacgcaggtttcccccgggtgctccggtctcctcccacagtccaaagatgtactggttggaaagttaattggtcattgtaaatcgtcctatgattaggctaggattaattcaGGGGATTTCTGGATGGCACAGAAGAGCCAATTCTGCACTACATCTCAATTGATGATATTGAACTGCATGAACTTCATGAAATGCAAATGATTATTTATTACCTAGCTCAACAACATTTTTATTAAACTTTCtaataaggaaaggttgagtgagctgggggtttaaatttttttttcaactagagcagtgaaggagaatgagaggcaagTTGATAGAGATGTCTAAGACTATGAGGGGCATAAACAAAGTGgaaagccagcacctttttcccagagctgcaATGGCCAATGCCAGAGGACATCAGTTTAAGATGGATGGagaaaagtttaggggagatgtcagaggtagattttttttacacagacaatGCCTGGAACACTCTCTGCCAGGCATGGTGTtagagccagatacattagggacatataCGGGAttcttagacacatggatgacagaaaaataaagGATCATGGACTGTGTAGGAGAACAAATTATAAAcaggagagattctgcaggtgctggaaatctatagcaacacacccaaaatgctggaggaactcagcaggccaggcagtgtccaagtagaggaataaacagccctaatgaagggacttggcccaaaacgtcaactatttattcctctccatagatgctgcctgacctgatgaacttctccagcattttgtgtgcgttgctcaagattgaTGGTGGAGAAGATTTATACAAATCAGTACAACATCATAGTCTGAAGGGCCGGTATTGTGCTGTATTATTGTATGTTCTTGTACATTTTACATAGAACTTTGCaacacggtacaggcccttctgctcacACTGTTGTGTTGATCTTATTTCCTTgccattttgcactacttattcattCTTTTGTATAGCTGTattttcattgtaatttatagtatatttatgtattgcactgtactgctgccataaaacaacaaatttcacaacacatgtcagtgacaataaatctaattctgattaacCTCCTCCtggatcagtctaacccttctctcccacatgggCCTCCATTTCAACACATGGTAGTCACTATCAAACTACAAACAGTCATAAAGCAAATTAGGTTGGCCAACTGGGCTGCAGATACATAAATGTCTCTCACAGTTTTTAAGGCTTAAAAGCAGAAACTGTAAATGGATTTTAAAATCCTTCCACTGTTTATAAAAGCGCAAGGGATGAAAACATTTTCTCTCATGCATTTGTTCACAGGATGTAGAAGTGGCTGGCAGCTTTCACAGTCTACACCTTGCCTTACTGTTTGAACAGAGGAGGCTGTTGAACAGCAAGCGTCTTGCCAAGTCAGGCAAGCAAAGTACGATTCCCCACCCATTATCTGGacgtcagaatcagattcaggtttattatcacagacatacgtcttgaaatttgttctcagtcatccagatcCTTGCAAATCAAGCAtgagtaaatcaaggcaactggacttgctatGTTGTCTGGAAGATGTTTCGCCACTCATCTGAGAGGCTTCGTCAGTTCTAATCTTcaagaagccatctttgtcaaattgggaaacccatccctgaacagagagggtggggaacgacaccacctatcagctacttacaatgcagcCCTAACATCTTTACCCTGGCGTCTCCCACGACACTTCATACCTTCATTCATGCAAAGACAAGACTAATTATCTCTGCAACTCTTAACGACCCTCATgcgattgctatacctttaagcCACTCACCGAGTCTATAAGCCGGAAAAATACCCACCATGGATCGGAACAGAAGCCTCTTGAATGAGTGGCAAAACATCTTCCAGACAACACAATTCAGTTGCCTTGATCTACCTCTGCTTGATAtgtcctgaaattattttttgtggcaacagtacaatgcaacacataaaaaatACAAGTTATAATGATAAGTAGTGAgagcaaaaagtgaggtaatgcttATTATGGTCTATGTACACCCACAGCTCCACCTACACAGTacaaaaccagaatcaggtttattatcactgacatatgtcgtggtTCTGCGGCAGTAGTTTGGTGCAATACCAcagattacaataagaaatatacagtatatgggtAGGtagtataaataaaataaacaagtagtgcaaaaagagagcaaaaatatcgAGGCagtgctcacggactgtttggcagaggggaagaagcgatTCCTAAAACgttcagtgtgggtcttcaggatcctgtgccTCTTTCCCGATGCTGGGAATGgtaagagggcatgccctgggcggtgggggtccttaatgacggacgccGCCTTCTTGAgagcatcgtcttttgaagatgtcctccatgcTAGACACATAGACGTTGACCTGACTGACTCCCTATTCACTTCCAGCAGACCGACAATGCCCTGCAGTTACAAGCCCAGATCATTCCCAAACACACCGCCAGAAAGACAACCCCTGCAGACTCCCCACGAGGTGACAGACAGCTCTGAGGTGTAAGAGAATCACTTCTCTTCATGCCCCTGGTTGTAAATACTTGGGGCCTAGTGTCCAAATACATCAAGAAGTGCCGCGCCAATTCACCCCAAGAGCAATTAAGAATGGACTGCAAACGGCCAGCGACACCAGGTCAGCATCTGGAATCAggggctgcagatgctgggatcggGGAAGTCAAAAACAAGCCAGCTcctgggtcgggcagcatctcagGATCATGTCTTTTCAGTCGgtgaaacagtccatgtttcagatcCAGACACTGCATCCTGACCTGGGCATCTGTGTCAGTCCTCTCCcgttaatgagaacattaaatggcGGTTCCGTGCCCGCTGGAAATCTCAGCTTCAACCACACTGCCAGGCTGAGGTTAAGGAGGAGGGAGAGCCCGGGCACGGAAGTACTGAGAGCCGGGTGCCCGGGGAGGAGAGCCCCAGATGCTCGAGCTAGGGATGCAGAACGCCCCGAGCGAGGAGAGATGTGGGCAGCCCGACAGTGAGACACGGGCGAGGAGAAGCGCGGGAGTACCGGGGAGTGGAGAAGCGCGGTCTCCGGCTACTCTACCTCCTTGCCCCTGTTGTTCCTCCTGCTGCTTCTCGGCCCCAGGCAGGCCCAGGCTCATCCCCATCTTCATGCCGAGCTTGTTGGATAGCCTTCTCGCCTCCGAGTAATTCTCGGCTCCAATACCCACCGTGCCCGTACACTCACCCCGCCGCTCCTCGGGGACAAGGCGCTGCCGCTCAGCGGCCTGGCCGCTCGCCATCGTCACTGGCACGGCAGAAGCGGAGGTTTCCGGAAACAGCCGAGCGCTGACGACCAGGAGCCGAGCTCATTCCGGAGATTGCCGATGTTGGAAACTGAATCCCCATTCGTGGTCCCGATGGGAGCCGGAAATGACCGAACATTAGACGCGGTTGCGGAGTGGAAAATCACACAAACCTAAGCGAATCACAAAAAAAGAGCTAAGAGTACCACACTaggtgtaatttatgtttttatttttaataatatgATGGGAATGACGCATCAATGTTGCTGTGACAAGGCAATGTAGCGGTGTCTTGGCAACCGTTGCTATGGTGACGCGGGCCATCAACGGCAGCGGTGCTCACCTGGTAACGGTTGCCAGGGTGACGGCGCGAAGCGGGATGGCAAAGGCCTGGGCCCCTTGCGGCGGGGAATGTCGCTGCGGCTGTCACCCGCTGGAGGTGCCGCGCAGCCAGGACTGGCAGGAGAGGCATGTGGCCCACTGGATCGAGAAGCTCGGCTTCCCACAGTacgtggtgagtggggagtggggttgtgAGGGGGCTGTGGATGGCGGGGTGTGGGTGACCGGGCTGTGAGGTGTGAGTGAGGGAGTGAAGGGGTTATGAGGATTGtgtggggtgtgagggtgtggagagggggaggtgtaagtgagtgagaggttgtagATAAGGATGTGTGTGTGGGGTCCCAACAGGAATGGGGTGGCTTGGGGTGTGAGGAAGTGTGGTGATTGAGGAGCTGTGGGGTGTGGGTGGAGGAGTCTGTGGCAGCATTCATTGAACACCCATTTTCACAAAAATGTCCAGCACCCAAGCTTGCGTAAGCTCCATTTCCATCATATCCACCGTTCCAACCATGCCATCTTCTAGCAGCTCCCTTGGGGCaggagacacagaagcctgaagtcccacaccaccagattcaggaacagctatttcccttcaaccattcagttcttgaacctaTTGGCACAATCTTAATCACTACagcaacaccatgaccacttATACTAAAATTGACTTATTTTGTTCTGACTGTGTTCTTTCTAATAAAAAAATACATATagtttatgttttccttgtgaacacAGCTAATCTGAGATGACTGTGATGCTGTGCTTTTAATTGTACTTGTGCAGAATGTGCTTGTGTCTATGACAATAAGCTTTACTTTAATTTTTgactcccctccctcttccaaaCTAACACTTGTTTAATGCTTTTTACTTGTCCTTTCTTTCCAGGATTGTTTCACTTCAAACAAAATCTCAGGCAGGAAACTCATTTTTGTCAACTGCTCTACTCTACCCAGTATAGGAATTACAGATTTTGAACACATGAAGGTCAGTAAGTTGGGTTAAATAGAAAACACTAGTTTATTTTTCCCTGATGAACCATTTTAAGTTTGCCCTTTGAGTTATACAACAGATTCTGAAATAGACCTCATATATGATAAAAATTAATTCTTGATCTTTTATTCTTCCTCATCACGGCCCTCGGCACTTCTTTAACTAcctgaactttctctgtaatgttagcactcttccatctatcatctgcccccaccagcttctcaattcagcctcccctcctccacccacccaccttctacctcatctggtctcacctgtcacctgctagcttgtactccttcccctcaccctcacctttgTATTCTAGctcctgctcccttcctttccaactctgacgaagggtcttggcttgaaacgctgactttttattcccctccatagatgctgcccgtcttgttgagttcctccattattttgtatgtgttgctcaagattttcagcacctgcagaatctaaCTGGAAATAAATAtagtgcagaatcagaatcactttatgtaTGGAGTGCAGCAAACAAAACTTTTCACCATGTCTCAGTAAACatggtaataataaaccaattaccaatttaTGTTCAGAGAAATTATTGCTATGGAGCTGTTGCAATTCATACTGAGGGTATGCAGAAAGAATGTTGTGACTTTGATTGTTAATGCCATCAATAGAATGAAATTTGGAATGAGGACGTATTAATGAGgaagttggtggagttgtggacagtgtggagggttgtaggttgcaatgggacattgacaagATGCAGAGCTGTCTGAGAAAggacagatggagctcaacctggaaaagtgtgaaatcattcactttggaaggtcaaatttaaattggggtccacatccacagatccctcaaagtggtcgttcaagttgataggatggtaaagaaggcatatggtgtgttggccttcattagtcaggggattgagttcaatagATGCAAGGTAATGTCGCAGCTCGGTAAATCTtagttagaccatacttggaatattgtgttaattataggaaggatgtggaagctttagagaagatgTAGAGgcaatttaccaggatactgtctggattggagagcatgtcgtatgaagagaggttgagctctttggagcgaaggaggatgagaggtgacttgaaaaAAGATGTTGTGATTTTGATTGTTAATTCCATcaaaaagatgaactcttggaAAGGGAAGGTATTACACTGCTCAGTAGTGCCATTTCTTCACATCTGTCACCTCCTGATGGACAGTGCTGAAGGGGAAACCCAGCAAGTCAGATAGATGTTTTTGTGTTGGCTGAGTGTTTCATTCCCGGTGGAGGCTGAGGAGCAGGTCTTTTGTTGGGTTGGCACGTGGCTCAGGAGGAATgtagaaattagattagattagattatgaggacacacagtcctcttttattggcatttagtaatgcatgcatt containing:
- the LOC134345333 gene encoding sterile alpha motif domain-containing protein 15-like isoform X1, yielding MVTRAINGSGAHLVTVARVTARSGMAKAWAPCGGECRCGCHPLEVPRSQDWQERHVAHWIEKLGFPQYVDCFTSNKISGRKLIFVNCSTLPSIGITDFEHMKVISHEIHKLLDIEEPAWNRSISHRHRDPMGLFLERKAPTGPKADALTLEEFLKQLDA
- the LOC134345333 gene encoding sterile alpha motif domain-containing protein 15-like isoform X2, with protein sequence MVTRAINGSGAHLVTVARVTARSGMAKAWAPCGGECRCGCHPLEVPRSQDWQERHVAHWIEKLGFPQYVDCFTSNKISGRKLIFVNCSTLPSIGITDFEHMKGLYKYKLLFPGDFP